The following proteins come from a genomic window of Candidatus Neomarinimicrobiota bacterium:
- a CDS encoding phage integrase N-terminal SAM-like domain-containing protein, giving the protein MATIAKHITDGGKKGYRLQWYDYLGNRKSKILYLPKSQVRLVGDRLERETREIKNGLRQRPGTIKMITDKFISTSKTDNKSPQTIKRYEKVFKPFLAYFGEERALHSINSIAIEEYKAERSEIDKVKAVSVNTELRHLKALFNWAVKQDYIAKTPFSGVKMLQVDDPEVRFLSEDEIEKLYETIEEKKNQRAYDLVTFYLQTGVRATEILEEGGFTWDSVKKDHIEIIGKGRKRRRIPLNDTLRAILNSRRGERVPFPYTYSAVSQSLSRRLFHSAEIPDANLHTLRKTAGA; this is encoded by the coding sequence ATGGCAACAATAGCAAAGCACATAACTGATGGCGGTAAGAAAGGATATCGTCTTCAATGGTACGATTATCTTGGGAACCGTAAATCCAAGATTCTGTATCTCCCCAAATCTCAGGTAAGATTAGTAGGAGATAGATTGGAAAGAGAGACTCGTGAGATTAAGAATGGACTAAGACAACGTCCAGGTACAATTAAGATGATCACGGATAAATTCATCAGCACATCGAAAACAGATAACAAAAGTCCTCAGACGATAAAGCGGTATGAGAAAGTCTTCAAACCATTCCTGGCATATTTTGGTGAAGAACGCGCACTGCATTCAATTAACTCGATAGCCATTGAAGAATATAAGGCAGAACGCAGTGAGATTGATAAGGTCAAGGCTGTTTCCGTAAATACTGAATTACGACACCTAAAGGCACTATTTAACTGGGCTGTTAAGCAGGATTACATAGCTAAGACTCCATTTTCGGGTGTAAAGATGTTACAGGTAGATGATCCAGAAGTCCGCTTCTTATCTGAAGACGAGATTGAAAAGCTATATGAGACCATCGAGGAGAAGAAGAACCAACGTGCTTATGATCTGGTAACTTTCTACCTGCAAACTGGAGTGAGGGCTACAGAGATACTCGAGGAAGGTGGCTTCACCTGGGACTCAGTAAAGAAAGACCATATTGAGATCATTGGCAAGGGCAGGAAGCGTCGTCGGATACCACTGAACGATACACTTCGCGCCATTCTTAACTCTCGGAGGGGGGAACGGGTACCGTTCCCATATACCTACTCTGCAGTGTCCCAGTCGTTATCCCGTAGACTATTCCATAGTGCGGAAATACCCGATGCTAATTTGCACACACTTCGTAAGACTGCCGGTGCTC